The proteins below are encoded in one region of Candidatus Dadabacteria bacterium:
- a CDS encoding ABC transporter permease, protein MLKFLSFRILTGAVVILVVASITFFLLRVLPGGPFDSEKSIPPNILENIEKKYHMDKPLHKQYFIYMGNLARGDFGPSYKYDDRPVTDIIKETLPVSMGLGLVSLVLAFFMGTVVGMISSLFPRSIHDIVSVLISTSLVSVPSFVVGAALIYFFSVRWGILPAALWGEPKHIVLPALTLSLAPFAYISRLVRSNMLDVSGQFFVRTARAKGLGRTKIFTKHILRNALVPVVTVLGPLTAYLVTGSFVVEHIFAIPGMGRFFVFAVANRDYSVVLGITIVYALLLVIANLIVDLLYAILDPRIELRKQEPIA, encoded by the coding sequence ATGCTTAAGTTTCTCTCTTTTCGAATACTGACCGGAGCAGTCGTAATCCTCGTGGTCGCGAGCATAACCTTCTTTCTGCTCAGAGTACTTCCCGGGGGTCCTTTCGACTCCGAGAAAAGTATTCCCCCGAACATACTCGAGAACATTGAAAAGAAATATCACATGGATAAGCCGCTACACAAACAATACTTCATCTATATGGGAAACCTGGCCCGCGGCGACTTCGGACCTTCCTACAAATACGACGACAGACCGGTTACCGACATAATAAAGGAAACCCTGCCAGTCTCAATGGGGCTCGGATTGGTGTCCTTGGTGCTGGCGTTTTTCATGGGAACAGTGGTCGGAATGATTTCCTCACTGTTTCCAAGAAGCATCCACGACATTGTCTCCGTGCTGATCTCCACGTCACTGGTATCGGTCCCGAGCTTCGTCGTTGGGGCGGCACTCATATATTTTTTCTCCGTTAGATGGGGGATTCTGCCGGCCGCCCTCTGGGGAGAGCCAAAGCACATCGTCCTTCCGGCACTGACCCTGAGCTTGGCTCCGTTCGCATATATCTCAAGGCTTGTACGTTCCAACATGCTTGACGTGTCGGGCCAGTTTTTCGTAAGAACCGCCAGGGCAAAGGGACTTGGAAGAACGAAGATATTCACAAAGCATATACTGAGAAACGCGCTTGTACCGGTCGTAACGGTGCTAGGTCCTCTGACCGCCTACCTAGTGACGGGGTCCTTTGTCGTCGAGCATATATTCGCGATACCGGGAATGGGAAGGTTTTTCGTTTTTGCCGTGGCAAACAGGGACTACTCCGTTGTACTCGGAATAACGATCGTCTACGCGCTTCTGCTCGTAATAGCAAACCTTATTGTCGACCTTCTCTATGCCATACTTGATCCGAGAATAGAGCTTAGAAAGCAGGAACCGATCGCCTGA